In Posidoniimonas corsicana, the genomic window GGGCCTCCGCGGCCGGGTCCACCATGAAGTCCTTGTACAGCTCGCGGATGATCTGCGCGACATCGTTGGCGTCGGCGTGCTCGACCTGGATCGAGCGGGGCACGCGGTCGCGGAGCGACTCGGGCAGCTCGGTCGTGTCGAGGAACTTGAGGAACCGCTCCGCCCGCGCGACGCGTTCCTCTGGCCCGCTCACAAAGAGCGAGTTGGTGCGGGCGTCGGGCACGATCCGCATGGTCTGGGTCTCGGAGCTGGAGAAGCCGTAGTCGGGGCCCGAGCCGACGATGACGTCGGAGTAGGCGTCGCCGCGGAGCAGCTCGACCAGCGTCTGGGCGGTAGTCTCCGCCGGGGCGGCGCGGAGGAAGAACACGGTCCACCGCTTGCGGGCGGGCATCTGGCGGACGAGCTCGCGGATGGTGTTCTCGACCTGGTCGAGCGCGACGCCGTCGTTGGAGTACATCAGCAGCTCGTCGCCGCGGACCTCGATGGTGACCCGCTCGCCATTCGCGTCAGGGTTCTCGCTGGCCTGCTGATCGGCGGCGGGCGCGGCAGGGCTCGCGGCCGGCTGCTTCGCAACGGCGAACACAACCCGCCCCTGCGCGTCCGTCTCGTAGGCTATCGACTTGATCGTCGCCGAGGCGCCGTGTTCGGAGCGCCGCTTGGCCGTGTCGACCGGCGCGCGGCGGAGGTCGTCGCTCGCGTGCGACTGTTCGCCATTGCCGCCGCCGGGGGCCACCACGCGGATCTGATTGTCGAACTCGTCGTCGGCCTCGAGCAGCTCCTTCACCACCCGGGCGACCCGCTCGGCCTCGCCGCTGCCGGACAGCGGCAGGCGGCGGAAGCGGCTGCTGTCGCCGCCGAGGGCAAGCCCCTCGCCCTCCTGGAACGAGGTCAACGCCTTCCTCATCTCCGCCACCTGCGCGGACGAGCCGCGCACGATCAGCGAGCGGTTCCGGAAGTTGGGCGTGATCACCGGGCGGTCGTCCCGGTCCTCGTTGTCGAACAGCTGCGCCAGCAGCTCGCTCATCATCTGCGGGTCGGACTGCGAGAGCGGGATCACCTCGACGCCGGCGCCCATGCCGCCCGAGTCGATGGTGGTGATCAGCTGCTCGATCTCGGCGTGCTCGGCCGGCGTGGCGAGCACGTGGATGCTGTTGTTGCGGCCGTCCTCGTTGATCACCACGCCCGGGATGACCGAGTCGACGGTCTCCGCGACGTCGTCCTCGTCGGCGTTCTCGACGGTGTAGACGCGGAGCTCGGGCGTGTTGCTGGTGAAGGCGGACGCGCGGCCGTCGGGCGAGGGGACGTCGATCGTTTCGAGGATGCTCTCGACGAGTTTGATCGCGGCGGGGGTCGCCGTGACCAGCAGGCTGTTGGTGTGCCGGAGCGCCGACACCTTCATGTTCATCGCCATCTCCTGCACGAGCGGCGTCGGCGAGGCGGGCTGGTTGCCCTGATCGACGCCGCCGCGGTCGTCACGGCCGCGGCCCCGCCGCTGCTGCTGCCACTGTGCGCGGCGCTGCATGGCGGCCTGGAACGGGTTGGTGCCGAGCCCGAACAGGTTCTGGATCTGGCGTTCGGCGTCCGACGCCGCCACGTTGTTCAGCGCGAACGAGCGGAAGATCAGCTCGTCGTCCGCCGGGGGCGGCTCGGCCGAGGCCAGCAGCTCCACCGCCTCGCGGAGACTCTTGCCGAAGCCCTGCAGCACCATCGCGCCCGACGAGTCGAGCGGCGCCGCCATGCCGCGTGGGCCGAGCAGCTGCAGCATCTGCTCCGCCACCTCCTGCGGCTGGAAGCCCTTCACCGGCACGACGATCCGCAGCAGCTCGTTGTCGCCGTACTCGGACAGCGTGGACGCCGGCACGGTCGGGATCAGGTTCGCGAGCACAGGGTTGTCGGTCTTCATCGCCACCAGGAACTGGTCGCGCCGCAGCAGCACGTAGCCGCGCGGTAGCAGGTAGCCGTTCAGCACATCCAGCGCCCCCGGCACCGTGTGCCGCTGATCGTCAATGTAGCTGAAGGTGCCGGGCGGCACGTCGGTCAGGTCGAGCGACAGGCCCGCGTTCTCGGCCATCCACTCCAGCACGGTCGGCCACTCGGCGCCCGAGAAGCTGAACTGGATCGGCGCGCCCGGCGCCGCCGTTGCCGCCGGCGGTTCGGCGGCGCCGGCGTCTGGCGTCGCCGCGGGGTTGTTGGCCCAGGCGGGCGTTGCGGTGAGGAGGGTCGTTAGCAGGAGGTTACGCCACCGATGAGAATCGCGATCCATGGATCTACCTGTGGGATTAGCCGCTGCGAGTTGGTTAGTGCGATCCGGGGAGGATCGCGGCTCTCAGCGAGGGCGCCGGCAGAGGCGGCGGGCGGGAATCAAAAACAGCGCCAAAGGCCAGCGCCGCGTTTTCGGTCCCCACCACTGTAGCAGCCCTGCAGGCCCGTGACCAATCGACTTACTGATTGATGCGCTGGCCCGTGAGAGCACTGCGCGTTAATCATGAGAAAGCGCCGTTGAAGCAACATCTGGAACGGGCAGCAGCATTAGTGGTCTCAATCGCACCGCGTTGGCCGCGCGACGCGTGACGGATTAGGCGATCATCGCCTAGACAACACCTCGGCGCAAAGCTTCGCCCCAGTTGATACAACCCCGAGCCGGGCGGCAGGTGTCGTGCTGCTGGTAGGTTTCTGCCGGTAAGCCGTTCCCTGCCAGATCAGCTAGCCCAGTCCCGCCAGACTGTGGGATCGGCGCCGCAGCATGCGCGTTCGCCCGATGGCGTCTGGTAGGTGGCGAACAACCCATCGTCCGTGCGGAGGCCACCGCGTCGGCGCCAATTTCGGCGACTGCTTGCTCTAGCCCCCACCCGCGTCCAGATTCTGCCCGACGTGGCGTGTTAAGCAAGAAGCGGCCGCGACCGACGTTAGCACGCCGGCCGCGGCCGCTGTTGTGAGAAGAAGGTACTCGTCCTCTAAGCGAGTTGCCCCAAGCCGCAGGCCTAGCAAGGCAGAACTTGTGGCGCGGCGGTGTGCACGCCGACCGCGGGCGGCCCGAGGTCCGGAGACGGGCCGGCGATCAACGCCCCGACAAACATCAGGACGGCGCCCGCTACGTTAATCAGAAACGGCTTGGCCGCCTTGTTCCAGTGCATGATGACAAACACCAGCGCGGCAAACGGGATGAACAGGCTCAGCAGCCCCCAGACGATGCTCTCCTGGAAGGCCACGACCAGCACCCAGATGCCGCCCACGATGGCCACAATCGCCCCCACGCCCATCAGTAACGAACCGATCACACCCATCAGAAACTCCTTCGTGTAAGGGTTAGTGACGCCGGCCCCACGGACGCGGCGTTCAGTGCGCCTCCCGTCCTCCGCGAACGCGACGACGCGGGTCGGCGAAGGTATCCCAACGCCCCATGACGGGCGTTGTGTTGGTCTGACCGCGTATTCGTCGCAGGGTTGTCAATCTTGCCCCGGCTCGGGGACATCCCGCTCGCTGATGGCTGCCGCGATCCGCGACACGGCATTGAACCTGTTTGACACTCCGAAGTCGAACTCCAGCTCCGGCAGCATGGTCGGGGTAGCGCCCAGGCGGATGTAGCGGATCGCTTCCTTGTGCACCGCGGCGCCGAGCAGCTCTTGCTGCTCGTTGTAAACGGCCAACGAGATCCAGTAGTCGACCTCGCTGTACTGCACAACCGCGGCGTGGACCTTCGCCCGCAAACGGCTGTCGGCGTCGAGGGTCAGCCGGCACTTGCCGAGGCTGACCAGGCTGAACCTGGCGCCGCCCTGCACCACCGGCGACGATTGCATCGACAGCGAGAACTCTTTGTCGAGCTCCACATCGAACATGCCCGGCATCGCCCGCGGCGGTCCGGTGTCCTTAGCGGGCGCGCCGTGCACGGCGTTGCCGCCTACCGCGAGACCCGCCGCTGCGAGTAGCGTTCGTCGATTCACTGCGCGACCTCCAATCAAGGATACGAACCGCGGCGCGCCCGTTGCTGCGACTCTGACGGGCGTCAGGACCGCTGCGTCCGTTCAGCCTGCTGCGCTCGCGAGGCCAGCACGCTGATCGGCACAAACCACACGGCGACCATCAGGTACGTGACGGTCTGGTTCCACGGCGTCCCTTCCGTTAGCCGGTCGAGGACGACGATCGCCGTGGCGAACAACAACGATAGCGCAAGGATCCAGACAACGGTGTGCTTAAGCTGCATTACCGGGGACTCCTAAATGAGAAGAGAGGAGCACGTGCCGCGGAAGCCAATCAGAGAAGACGCCCCCATTCTACCACCCGTCCGGGCGGGCGCCAGCGCGCGTTTCTACCGGGTCGAGGCGGGCCGCTACGCCCGCTCAGCCCGGAGCACGGCCCGCAGCTGCTGGTCCCGGGCGAGGTCCCCCGGCGTCTGGCCGCTCTTGTTGGTCGCCTGGGGGTCGGCGCCGTGGGCGAGGAGCAGCTCTGCCAGCCGGATCGCGGCGTCGGTCTTGCCGGCGGTGGCCGGCGCTCCGGAGCTGACGGCGGTGCGGTGCAGCGGCGTGGCGCGGCTCCGTTTATCAGCGGCGTTCACGTCCGCGCCATGGGTGATGAGTTCCTCCGCGGCAGCCGGCGACCGGAACCGGACCGCGCGGTGCAGCGGCGTCACGCCGTTCTTGTCGGCCTCGTTCACCGGAACGCCGGCGCCGATCAGCAGCCTGATGGCCTCCCGCTGCGCGGAAGGGTCGGGATCATACGCGGAGCTCGCCGCGAGCAGCCCGCCGGCGGCATCGTGCCCGGCGGCGATCAGCCGCTTTAGGTCGGCGATCCGGAGCTCAAACGCGGCCTCTTGCAGCTCGTTCATGGGATGCCGCCTAGGGGTGCCGCGGAGGGAGCACTAGCCCTGAGGCTGCTCTTCGCCTGCTGACTCGTCGGCAGTTGACCCGTCGGCTGCGGGTTGTTCGCTTGCCGGCTCGCTGGCTGCAGGCTCGTCGCTCGAAGCCTCTTCGCCTGTCGGCTCGCCGGTTGTCGCCTCTTCGCCTGTCGGCTCATCGGTTGTCGCCTCTTCGCCTGTCGGCTCATCGGTTGTCGCCTCTTCGCCTGTCGGCTCATCGGTTGTCGCCTCTTCGCCTGTCGGCTCATCGGAGGCAGCGGGCTGGTCGGCGGGCGGAGCGCCGAGGCCGCCGAAGTTGGGCATCCCGGGGATGGCCGAACCCGCGGTGCCGAGGGGGCTGGCGTCCGACTCGCCGCCGTCGTCTTCGTCGGCGTCCTTCTGCTTGATCACGTCGTCGCGACTGAGGTGGATCTTCTTGAAGACGTCGTTCGAGATCACGTAGTACCAGTCACCGAAGCGGGCGTTCAGGTCCGAGACCTTCTGCTTGCCCTCGGCGACCTTGTCGGCGTACTCGTCCAGCTTGCGCTGGTTGCGTTGCTCGATCTCCTTCCGCTCTGCGGTCAGCTCCTCGGTCGACGCGTCCGGCTCGGCGTCGGCTTCCTCACCGCCGTCGTCGTTGCCCTCGCTTTCCTCGGAGGGCTCTTCGGGCTGCTGCTCGACGTCGCCCTCGGCGTCGTCGGTCGGGTCGCCGGACTCCTCCTGGGCCTCCGCTTCCTGGACGGTCTCGGGGAGCTCGGGCAGGTCCTCCAGCTCGGGCTTGGCGATGGCGTCCTCGTTGAAGCGGGCCATGACGAACAGGTAGCGGTTGACGGCCTCACGCTCGGCGTCGCCCTCGGCGGGGGCCGCGCCGGTTTCGACCTGGGGGTTGCCGAAGCGGAGCACGTACTCGACGCCGTCCTTCATGGTGCAGATCACCTCGCCCGAGCTGGCCAGCAGGTCGGACGCGCCGGACTGCGTGCCCACGGGGGCGAAGCCGCGCTGGATGAGGCTCAGCAGCGCCTCGTTGTCGCGCATGAAATCTTCGCCGGCCTTGAGGTCCTTCGACAGGCCGGCGGGCTTCTTCGCGACGTCGACGATCCGCAGGTCGTCCAGCGCGTTCTTGAGGTCGCCCAGCTTGTCGGCGTTCAGTTCCTGGTCCTCGCCAAGGGTGAACTCCTCGAACACGCCGCGGCGGGGGTTGGTGGCCTGCTTGAGGGTGACCGGCGCCCACTTCGAGTCGCTGTCGTCGTAGCGGAGGGTCATGTCGGTGCGGTAGTCGGTCTCGACGCCCAGGCCCCCCTGCTGGCTCAGGTACATCTCGGCCGAGTAGTCGTTGATCTCAACCTGGGCGATGTCCCAGGGGCTGATCTTGAGCAGGTCGTCCTCGATCCAGTCCTCGAACGTGGTGGAGAAGTCCTCCGGGTTGATCTTCACCACGTAGACAAAGTCCTGGTTGGCGCGGCGGACGAAGTGGTTGCCGTCCGAGTCCTTGACCTCGTGGCCGATGATCAGGTCGACCAGCGGGCCGTCCTCCTCGCCGGTCACGGTGACCCGGGTCCCCACGCCGGTCTGGCCGGCGTCCAGCTTGGGCGACTCGGGGTCCACCACGCCGTACGTGGCGTGCTCGGCCGGGTTACCGGTCACGACCCGCAGGATCTCGCGGTCCAGCACGCCGGTGCGGGCCTCGGCCATCTGGGTCTGCGCGTCGGCGGGGTAGCCACCCTTGGACGGGATAGTCCACAAGTTGCCATCGCGGGCGACTTCAAACTTGCTGAGGCTGGCGGCGTCCTCGTCGAAGCGGGTGATCTTCATCCGGTCCGCCTTGTCGACATCGAAGGCCTTGGTGAGCTGACGCCCGACCTCGTCGTCGGCGTTGAACTCGGCCGACTTGGGCACGCTCAGGTAGGCCGCAAGGCAGGCCGCCGCGGCGACGGCCAGGAAGGTGACGGTCTTGCTCGATTCGTTCATGGCTTCTTCAGTGGTTCGTCAGCGGCCGCTTTGGCGGTCAATCAGGTTCGAACTTCTGTGAACTGTGGTGGCTGTGTCGCCCGCGGGCGCCGGTGGGATTTGCGTCAGGCGGCCGTGGGGCCCTCTTTCTTGCCTTCCTTGCTCCCGTAACGCAGGCGGCTCTGGGCCACGCCCTCCTTCTCCTGCTGCCGGCGGTGGAAGAACACCCAGGCGGCCAGCAGGATCGGCAGGATGGGCGGCACCAGCACGGCGGCCATCTTGTAGGATCCCTGCACGCCGCGGATCTTGGCCGCCAGCTCGCGCTCGTTCTGGCGGACCTGCGTGTCGCGTTCGTCCTCCAGCCGCTTGATCTTGACGTCGCGTTTGCGGGACTCGCGGATGCGGGTCTCCTCGAGCAGCAGCTGCTTCTCGATCGGCGAGAGGTCCGTGCGGGACTCGATGGTCGCGATCGCCTTCTCGAAGCTCCGCCCGGCCTCCTCGATCTGGGCCTTCGCGTCGGCCTGGAACTTCTCTTGTTGCTTCTGCGAGGCCGCGCGGTAGTCGGCGGTCTGCTGCTCGATCTGCTCCAGCGTCCGGTAGTTCTTGGCCCGCTTCCGCAGCTCGATGAAGCGGTCGTCGCCGGCGAGCGAGTCGAGCGCGTTGAGCACGAACGCCACGTTCTGGATCCGCCACTTCACGACCATGTCGTCCTCACCGGCGCGACGCAGGTCGAAGAACTGGTCGGACAGGCAGTCGATGTCGGCCACCACCACCGCGTTGAACTTGACCGGCTCCTTCATTTCTTTCTTCTCGTCGGCCGCGTCTGACTCGGCGGTCAGCTCCTCCTGGGCCTTGGCCAGCTCCTCGTCGCTGACGCTCTCCTCGAGCTGCAGGTCCTCGTCCTCGGCCACGGTGCCGCGGACGTGGGCGGCCAGGATGTACGACTTGCCGGTCGGGCGGTGGGCGGGGGTCAGGTCGCCGCTCATCAGGATCGGCCCCGGCGAGGACGCCGGCACCACGCCGGTCTGGTCACCGGTGACCGCCAGGTTGGTGAAAGTGACGTCCTCGCGGCCCATGTTGCTGAGGCCGCCGGCGTAGAAGAACAGCAGCTGGTTCAGCCCGGAGCTGATCGGGTCATCGGTGCTGAACGGGTGCAGCGCGCCGTTGTTGCCATCGATGAACACCCACTGGGGGTTCCAGTACGCGCCGAACACCGGGTAGGGGTTGTACCCCTGCCAAACCAGCTCGGCGCCGTTGAGCCGCACGCCGAGTACGTCCCACAACTGGTTGATGTCGCCCTTGGGCTCGGGCTGCCCGCCGCCGAACATCGCCATCGGACCGCCGGCCTGCTTGGGCTGCGCGGTGCCGGGCACGCCGGCGATCATGCCGGGCAGCGGGTCCTCGAAGATCGCCACCGGCTGGCCGGAGCGGACGAACTCGACGAAGTTGACCATCGCTTCCGGGCTCAGCGAGCTGGGCTGCACGGCCAGCAGCACGTCGACCTTCTCGGTGATCGGGTTGGCCGGGTCGATCTCGACCAGGTCGTACTGCTTCTTGAGCTCGGTGATGATGAGGGCCTCCTCGGTGGGGCCCTGCATGGTGAAGCCGCCCATCAGGGGCGCGTCGGTCTTCAGCACGCCGACCTTCTTGCGTTCCTGCTGCGCGACGGTCGCGATCGAGCGGACCAGCTCGTACTCCACCGGCACGCCGCGGTCGAAGAACGGCACAACCACCTTGTCCAGGCCGCTGGTGATCGCGGCGCCCATGAAGATCTCCTCCTGGGACTGCGCGCCCTGCACGGTGCTGATCACCTCGCGGGGCTCGATGCCGTAGGCCTGCTCGGCCACGGTGGCCTCCTCGCTGTAGACCTCGATCTGGTTGATGTTGGCCTGGACCTTGCCGCCGGAGATCGACTCGAGCTCCTGCAGCGTGCTCAGCAGCTCGCGTTTCTGTTTGGCGTACTCCGCGGGCACGGTGGGGCTGACGAACACGTCGACCTTGACCGGTTTGACCTCATCGTCGCGGCCGAGCTCACGCACCAGCGTGCGGCTGCTATCCGCCAGCGAGTTGATCTCGCCCTCGGTGGCGTCGAAGCGGAACAGGTTGTTGTTGGACAGGAAGATGTTGACGGCGCCGACGGTCACCAGCAGCGCGAGCGTGCGGAGGAAGAAGTGCGACCCGAGCGACTCGCCCTGCTCGCTGCCGGCCCAGTGGCGGCGGCCGATCAGCACCATGCAGAGGTACAACGCGACCAGCGCGATGCTGACGAAGTACACGATGCCGCTGAGCGTCACGACGCCGCGGGAGAAGTCCGCGAACTGCTCGGCCGCGCTCCATTGGCGGATCGCCTGCACGACCGTGCGGTTGGAGATGAACGCGTCCGCCTGCCCGGCCAGCGCCAGCGGTAGGTTGAACAGCATGCCCAGGATAAAGCCGACTGTCAGGTTGCTGGTCAGGAACGACGCCACCATGCCGATGCCCAGCATCGCGACGCCCACCAAGAAGTACCCCAGGTAGGTGCACAGGAACTGCCCCACGTCCGGCGAGCCGAGGCCGTAGGAGAACACCAGGAAGATGGAGAACATCGAGAACAGCAGCGCGACCAGGAAGATCGCCACGCCCGCCTTGAACTTGCCAAGCACCACGTCGAAGTCGCTGGCGGGCAGCGTCAGCAGCAGCTCGTCGGTGCCCTGCCGCCGCTCCTCCGCCCAGATGCTCATCGTGATCGCCGGGATGAAGATGATCAGGATGAACGGCATCCACTCGCTGAGCTGGTCGAGGTTCGCCAGGTTGTTGCTGAAGAACGCCGGTGGCCAGAACGCGGCCACCGAGCTCAGCACCACGAACACGCCGATAAAGACGTAGCCCGTCGGGTTCGAGAAGTAGCTGATGAAGTCGCGTTTGAAGATCGCTTTGATAACGGTCGGGTTCATGGCTTGGTAGCTGTTAGCTGTTGGCTATTGGCTGTTAGCGGCAGACGGAGGCGCTGTCAGGAGCTCCGAGCATCGGCTCGGGGAGCCGATCCCTACACCCCGGCGCTCGCCCCGGTGAGCTGGTGGAAGCGCTCGTCCATCGAGGCGCCCTGCTGCGTCATCTCCGCTGGCGCGCCGTCGAACACGACCCGGCCCTCGTCGATGAAAACCACGCGGTTGCACATGGCGTCGACCTCCTGCAGGATGTGCGTGCTCAGCAGGATGGTCTTGGTCTCGCCCAGCTTGCGGATCAGGCTCCGCACGTCGCGGATCTGGTTGGGGTCCAGGCCGGAGGTCGGCTCGTCGAGGATCAGCACGTCCGGCTCGTGCAGCAACGCCTGCGCCATGCCGACCCGCTGCTTGTAGCCCTTGGAGAGCTTGCCCACCGGCTTGCCGAGCACCGCCTGCAGGTTGCACAGCTCGATCACCTCCTCGGTCCGCTGCCGCAGCCGGTCGGAGGGCATCTGGCGGGCCTCGCCGATGAACTTGAGCAGACCGCGGGGGGTCATCTCGTGCCACAGCGGGCCGTTCTCGGGCAGGTAGCCCAGCCGCCGCGAAGCGGTCAGCCGGTCGGTCGCGACGTCGTGCCCGGCGATGCGGGCCGAGCCGGCGGACGGCGCCAGGTAGCCGGTCAGCAGCTTCATGGTGGTGCTCTTGCCGGCGCCGTTGGGCCCCAGGAAGGCGGCCACCTCGCCGCGGTTGATCGTGAACGACACGTCGCGTGTCGCGGCGAAATCGCCGTAGAACTTAGACAGGCCAACGGCCTCGATCATCGGCTCGGCGGCCGAGCCGTTTTGCTCGCTCGTGCTCATCGACGGGCAGCTCCCTGTGGAGGTCTCGGTCGGTCTCGTGTGTGGGCGGGGGCGCAACGAGCCGCCCGGGGCACACGCCGTCAGAGGACGGGCGGCCAGCGGAATGCTCACTACGCCTGTGGCCGGGCAGGACGCCCGGCCGAACCGCTGGGGGCTTCCCGGCGGTAGAAGCCGGGGCGGGCAGCCCCCAGTAAGCCCAGCAGCCTAATCGGTCTGGGCCCGAATTGTCTATACCGCCCTACTCTTACAGGCTTCTTTGGCTACGCACGGGCCGCCGGGAGGGTTCGGGGCAGCGGGTATCGGGCTTGGGGCGCCGGGATTCAGAAGAAGAGGAGCGTGAGAGCGCGCCTCTCCGAGACCCGAGACCCGACCCCTACAACGGCTCGTCCAGCCGCGAGGCGATCTGCCCCTGCTCCAGCCGCAGCAGGATCCGCCGCCGCCAGGCCGGGTCGGTCTCCGGAAAATCAGTCCGCAGGTGCACGCCCCGCGACTCGGTCCGCTGGCGGGCGGCGTGGATCATCAGCTCCGCCACGACCAGCATGTTCTGCAGCTCCCAGCCGGCCGGGTCGATCAGCTGGCGGGGCAGCACGTACCGCCGCCAGCTCTCGAGGTTGCCGTCGGCCTCGTCCAGCCCACCCTGGTCCCGCCACACGCTGGCCCGCCGCCACATGAGCGCCTTGAGCGAATTGCGTATGTCCTGCAGGTCCAGGAGCTCCGCCTTCGGCTCGACAGCCGGGTTCTCGAGCGGGATGGCGCGGAAGCTGTCGTCCTCGCCGAGCGCGGCGTCGCACGCGGCGCGGCCGGCCCGCGCGCCGTACACCAGCCCCTCCAGCAGGCTGTTGGACGCCAGCCGGTTGGCGCCGTGCAGGCCGCTGCTGGTCGCCTCGCCCGCGGCCCACAGCCGCGGCAGGCTGGACGCGCCGTGCTCGTCCACCACCACGCCGCCCAGCATGTAGTGCGCGCCGGGCCGCACCGGGATGCGGTCCTTGGTGATGTCGATGCCGAACTCCAAGCAGGTCTTGGCGATGCCCGGGAACCGTTGCTTGACGAACGCGGCGTCCAGGTGGCTGAGGTCGAGGTACACGTTCGGGTGCTTGGTTTTCTCCATCTGCGCGACGATCGCCTGGCTCACCACGTCGCGGGGGGCGAGCTCGGCGCGCTGGTCGTACTCGGGCATGAAGCGGCGGCCCTCGGAGTCGAGCAGCACCGCGCCCTCGCCGCGCATCGCCTCGGTTACCAGGCTGCGGCTGCTGCCGGCGATGTACAGCACCGTGGGGTGGAACTGCATGAACTCCATATCGGCCAGCTCGGCGCCGGCCCGAAACGCGATCGCGTGGCCGTCGCCGGTGGCCACCGGCGGATTGGTGGTCTCGCGGAAGATCTGCCCCGCTCCGCCGGTGCAGAGGATGGTCTGCTTGGCCCAGATGAAGGTCTTGCCGTGGTAGGGGTTCCACACCAGCGCGCCGCGGCACTCCTCCGGACCGTCAGGGCCGGGGTGGGTGAGCAGGTCGATGGTGAACGTGTTCTGCCACACCTGGGCG contains:
- a CDS encoding secretin N-terminal domain-containing protein, translated to MDRDSHRWRNLLLTTLLTATPAWANNPAATPDAGAAEPPAATAAPGAPIQFSFSGAEWPTVLEWMAENAGLSLDLTDVPPGTFSYIDDQRHTVPGALDVLNGYLLPRGYVLLRRDQFLVAMKTDNPVLANLIPTVPASTLSEYGDNELLRIVVPVKGFQPQEVAEQMLQLLGPRGMAAPLDSSGAMVLQGFGKSLREAVELLASAEPPPADDELIFRSFALNNVAASDAERQIQNLFGLGTNPFQAAMQRRAQWQQQRRGRGRDDRGGVDQGNQPASPTPLVQEMAMNMKVSALRHTNSLLVTATPAAIKLVESILETIDVPSPDGRASAFTSNTPELRVYTVENADEDDVAETVDSVIPGVVINEDGRNNSIHVLATPAEHAEIEQLITTIDSGGMGAGVEVIPLSQSDPQMMSELLAQLFDNEDRDDRPVITPNFRNRSLIVRGSSAQVAEMRKALTSFQEGEGLALGGDSSRFRRLPLSGSGEAERVARVVKELLEADDEFDNQIRVVAPGGGNGEQSHASDDLRRAPVDTAKRRSEHGASATIKSIAYETDAQGRVVFAVAKQPAASPAAPAADQQASENPDANGERVTIEVRGDELLMYSNDGVALDQVENTIRELVRQMPARKRWTVFFLRAAPAETTAQTLVELLRGDAYSDVIVGSGPDYGFSSSETQTMRIVPDARTNSLFVSGPEERVARAERFLKFLDTTELPESLRDRVPRSIQVEHADANDVAQIIRELYKDFMVDPAAEARAARRDDRRGDQRRASVSATQSQSPGLRPLGIQLTLAVDEAANTLLVSCNDQLFQQISELVDERDTAAQKSQPVVRVLQMSPGTAESIRAALDGLAQPSDAEPTRDDRRRRERSRR
- a CDS encoding ankyrin repeat domain-containing protein; translation: MNELQEAAFELRIADLKRLIAAGHDAAGGLLAASSAYDPDPSAQREAIRLLIGAGVPVNEADKNGVTPLHRAVRFRSPAAAEELITHGADVNAADKRSRATPLHRTAVSSGAPATAGKTDAAIRLAELLLAHGADPQATNKSGQTPGDLARDQQLRAVLRAERA
- a CDS encoding DUF4340 domain-containing protein, with the protein product MNESSKTVTFLAVAAAACLAAYLSVPKSAEFNADDEVGRQLTKAFDVDKADRMKITRFDEDAASLSKFEVARDGNLWTIPSKGGYPADAQTQMAEARTGVLDREILRVVTGNPAEHATYGVVDPESPKLDAGQTGVGTRVTVTGEEDGPLVDLIIGHEVKDSDGNHFVRRANQDFVYVVKINPEDFSTTFEDWIEDDLLKISPWDIAQVEINDYSAEMYLSQQGGLGVETDYRTDMTLRYDDSDSKWAPVTLKQATNPRRGVFEEFTLGEDQELNADKLGDLKNALDDLRIVDVAKKPAGLSKDLKAGEDFMRDNEALLSLIQRGFAPVGTQSGASDLLASSGEVICTMKDGVEYVLRFGNPQVETGAAPAEGDAEREAVNRYLFVMARFNEDAIAKPELEDLPELPETVQEAEAQEESGDPTDDAEGDVEQQPEEPSEESEGNDDGGEEADAEPDASTEELTAERKEIEQRNQRKLDEYADKVAEGKQKVSDLNARFGDWYYVISNDVFKKIHLSRDDVIKQKDADEDDGGESDASPLGTAGSAIPGMPNFGGLGAPPADQPAASDEPTGEEATTDEPTGEEATTDEPTGEEATTDEPTGEEATTGEPTGEEASSDEPAASEPASEQPAADGSTADESAGEEQPQG
- a CDS encoding Gldg family protein: MNPTVIKAIFKRDFISYFSNPTGYVFIGVFVVLSSVAAFWPPAFFSNNLANLDQLSEWMPFILIIFIPAITMSIWAEERRQGTDELLLTLPASDFDVVLGKFKAGVAIFLVALLFSMFSIFLVFSYGLGSPDVGQFLCTYLGYFLVGVAMLGIGMVASFLTSNLTVGFILGMLFNLPLALAGQADAFISNRTVVQAIRQWSAAEQFADFSRGVVTLSGIVYFVSIALVALYLCMVLIGRRHWAGSEQGESLGSHFFLRTLALLVTVGAVNIFLSNNNLFRFDATEGEINSLADSSRTLVRELGRDDEVKPVKVDVFVSPTVPAEYAKQKRELLSTLQELESISGGKVQANINQIEVYSEEATVAEQAYGIEPREVISTVQGAQSQEEIFMGAAITSGLDKVVVPFFDRGVPVEYELVRSIATVAQQERKKVGVLKTDAPLMGGFTMQGPTEEALIITELKKQYDLVEIDPANPITEKVDVLLAVQPSSLSPEAMVNFVEFVRSGQPVAIFEDPLPGMIAGVPGTAQPKQAGGPMAMFGGGQPEPKGDINQLWDVLGVRLNGAELVWQGYNPYPVFGAYWNPQWVFIDGNNGALHPFSTDDPISSGLNQLLFFYAGGLSNMGREDVTFTNLAVTGDQTGVVPASSPGPILMSGDLTPAHRPTGKSYILAAHVRGTVAEDEDLQLEESVSDEELAKAQEELTAESDAADEKKEMKEPVKFNAVVVADIDCLSDQFFDLRRAGEDDMVVKWRIQNVAFVLNALDSLAGDDRFIELRKRAKNYRTLEQIEQQTADYRAASQKQQEKFQADAKAQIEEAGRSFEKAIATIESRTDLSPIEKQLLLEETRIRESRKRDVKIKRLEDERDTQVRQNERELAAKIRGVQGSYKMAAVLVPPILPILLAAWVFFHRRQQEKEGVAQSRLRYGSKEGKKEGPTAA
- a CDS encoding ABC transporter ATP-binding protein codes for the protein MSTSEQNGSAAEPMIEAVGLSKFYGDFAATRDVSFTINRGEVAAFLGPNGAGKSTTMKLLTGYLAPSAGSARIAGHDVATDRLTASRRLGYLPENGPLWHEMTPRGLLKFIGEARQMPSDRLRQRTEEVIELCNLQAVLGKPVGKLSKGYKQRVGMAQALLHEPDVLILDEPTSGLDPNQIRDVRSLIRKLGETKTILLSTHILQEVDAMCNRVVFIDEGRVVFDGAPAEMTQQGASMDERFHQLTGASAGV
- the nadB gene encoding L-aspartate oxidase, with the translated sequence MPQPIPRYLVPFHPKKIPHHFVDVLVIGGGIAGLRAAMQAPADLSVLIVTKDVERESNSTYAQGGIAGVLDATDDFSNHVEDTLTAGANLCDRGVVEMVVREAPAHIRQLIEWGARFDTAPDGDLLLGREGGHSHNRIVHALGDSTGREIMRAMWTHAKQVMGAQVWQNTFTIDLLTHPGPDGPEECRGALVWNPYHGKTFIWAKQTILCTGGAGQIFRETTNPPVATGDGHAIAFRAGAELADMEFMQFHPTVLYIAGSSRSLVTEAMRGEGAVLLDSEGRRFMPEYDQRAELAPRDVVSQAIVAQMEKTKHPNVYLDLSHLDAAFVKQRFPGIAKTCLEFGIDITKDRIPVRPGAHYMLGGVVVDEHGASSLPRLWAAGEATSSGLHGANRLASNSLLEGLVYGARAGRAACDAALGEDDSFRAIPLENPAVEPKAELLDLQDIRNSLKALMWRRASVWRDQGGLDEADGNLESWRRYVLPRQLIDPAGWELQNMLVVAELMIHAARQRTESRGVHLRTDFPETDPAWRRRILLRLEQGQIASRLDEPL